In Shewanella sp. GD04112, the sequence CAGTAAGGCTAGCTGCTGCGCGAGGGGTAAACCCGCGTCGATAAATTGGGTACGCACCTTCAGCTTTTGCATCATGGCGATAAAGTCATTTTGCTGCTGTTGTTGCTGCCCAAGCCATGCTTGATAACTGTCGCGAGTCAGCACTAAATCTTGGTCCCCTTCGCGAACTGGCAAACTAAACTGCTTGGGTAAGTTGAGGTTGCCCTGCCTGAGAGGGTCTGTCACCAGATAAGCGCCAATATCACAATGGCGTTTAAGTTCTGTCAGCGGCGCGATACATTGCGGCGTAAAATGGCTGCCATCTGTGATGATCCAAATCAATGAGCCCGGTTTCGCGATCCGCTGCAAGCGCTGGCAGGCGCGCAGGATATGGTCTGGATCCCGTGGATGACTGCCGAGCTGATTGAGTTGTTGCTCATGCACTCGGCGCAGGCCTGAAATGAGCTGTAAAATCCCTTGGCGGCGACTGCGGGGTTTTAACTCTAGATGCTCCGACTCGCAGGCGATTAAGGCGCCGAGTCTGTCACCGTGATTGATGGCATTCCAACCTAGCGTGGTCGCTAAATGCCCCGCTTGTACCGACTGCAGCAGCAAACTCGAGCCAAAATACAGGCTCTGGCTTAAATCGAGCAGCAGCAGAATAGGGCGCTCGCGCTCCTCGATAAATAACTTAGTGTGGGTTTGCCCCGTGCGGGCGGTAACGCGCCAATCTATGGTGCGTACATCGTCCCCCTGTTGATAATGGCGCACTTCGGCAAATTCCATCCCGCGGCCTTTGATTAAACTGCTGCGATGCCCAGCCATATTGGCACGTGCCCGGCTGTGACGCTCAGGAATAGCCCGTGCAATCGTCTGGCAGGCTAGCAGTTCTTTCTCGGTTAAATGCAGCCCGTCGGCAAATAATGGCAAGCCATGTGGATTGCCATCACCGTGTAGGGATGCGTTTAGCGCACTGTTATTCATTCAAAGCTACTCATACAAAGCGATTCAGTTACCTAGGATTTATCAGCCCGCGTATCCAGTCTATGCCCTGAGATTAAGGGACGGCGACCTGAGTCAAAATATGGTTGATCACTTGGTCGCGGCTGACACCCTCGGCCTGCGCTTGATAACTCAGCAGCAGTCTGTGTCTTAACACATTGGGGGCAACGGCTTGAATGTCTTCGGGAGAGACAAAATCGCGCTCGTGTAACCAGGCTCTGGCACGGGCGCAGCGCTCCAGCGAAATCGTCGCACGCGGACTCACACCGTACTCTAACCATTTTGCCAGCTCGTCGCTGTAACGGGCGGGTTGGCGGGTCGCCATAATGATTTCGACTATGTATTTCTCAAGCGGCTCGGCGAGATAGATTTCCATCGCTTCATCTCGGGCGGCAAAAATATCGGCCTGTGCAATGGGCTCCGCAGTCGGCAGCTCATGGGTGAGTGCTTCTTGGCGGGATTGGCGCAGGATCTCGATTTCAGTGTCACCGCTTGGATAATCTAAATTCAGGTGCATTAAAAAGCGGTCGAGCTGGGCTTCGGGCAGTGGATAAGTGCCTTCGTTTTCTAAGGGGTTTTGTGTCGCCATCACGAGGAAGAGTGGCGGCAACTTATAACTGTTTTTACCCACGGTTACTTGACCTTCGGCCATGGCCTCTAATAACGCCGACTGCACCTTAGCTGGGGCGCGGTTGATTTCATCGGCGAGGATCAGGTTGTGGAAAATTGGGCCCGCTTCAAATTCAAAGGTACCAGTTTGTGAGCGATAGATATCCGTACCCGTAAGGTCTGCTGGCAGTAGGTCTGGGGTAAATTGGATCCGGTGGAAATCCCCTTCCACACCATCGCAGAGGGCTTTAACTGCACGGGTTTTAGCAAGACCTGGTGGGCCTTCTACTAATAAATGGCCATTGGCAATGAGGGCAATGAGCAGGTTTTCGGTCAAAACTGGCTGCCCTAAAACAACCTTATTTAGGTAAGTGCGTAATGCGTGGAAGCGACTCAAAGGCATGATGCTACTCGTTTTTTAGGTTGAAAATATCGATTGAAAATACGTGTGTGGGCTATAGACAACGAATATGGTAAAGAATTCCCTAAGGGTTTGGCTAGTGTTAAAAAAACAAACAGGTGTTTAAAACTTGCTGACAAGAAGTTAGAATCAGATCACACTTTAATGGTCAGACCTGTTATTAGGCTTTTTAGGCCACAGCAGGGCAAACATGGAAATCGATAGCGCCGCCTGAAATCTCTCAGCGATAGCGCACATAAAGAGGGTGACAAATGAGTGATAGACAACAGGTAACTAACGCAAAGGGTGAGCGTATCGCCATTGTGGCGGGCTTAAGAACGCCATTTGCGAAACAGGCGACCGCATTCCACGGTGTATCGGCGCTCGATATGGGCAAAATGGTGGTTAACGAGCTGCTGGCCCGTAGCGAACTGGATCCTAAGTTGATTGAGCAATTAGTGTACGGTCAGGTGGTACAAATGCCTGCGGCACCGAACATTGCCCGTGAAATCGTGTTAGGAACGGGCATGGATGTGTCAACCGATGCCTACAGCGTGACCCGTGCCTGTGCGACCAGTTTCCAATCTGCGGTGAATGTGGCCGAGTCAATCATGACCGGCAATATCGAGATTGGTATTGCCGGCGGCGCCGACTCCTCATCGGTATTGCCTATTGGGGTATCTAAAAAACTTGCCCATGCCTTAGTCGATCTGAATAAAGCCCGCAGCTTTGGCCAAAAGTTACAAATTTTCCGCCGTTTAGGCATTAAAGATTTACTGCCTGTGCCGCCTGCCGTTGCTGAGTATTCTACCGGATTGTCTATGGGACAAACCGCAGAGCAAATGGCCAAGACCTATAATATCAGCCGCGCCGACCAAGATGCATTGGCGCACCGCTCCCACACGCTGGCGAGTGAAACTTGGGCTTCAGGTCACCTACGTGACGAAGTGATGGTGGCCCATGTTCCCCCTTACAAACAGTTTATCGAGCGCGATAATAACATTCGTGAAAACTCCGATTTAAGCTCTTACGCTAAACTGCGTCCCGCTTTCGATAAAAAGCATGGCAGCGTGACGGCCGCTAACAGTACGCCGCTAACCGATGGCGCCTCGGCGATCATTTTGATGAGCGAAGGCCGTGCTAAAGCCTTGGGTTATCAACCTATTGGTTACATTAAGAGCTACGCATTTACCGCGATTGATGTCTGGCAAGACATGCTGATGGGGCCATCCTATGCAACGCCATTGGCATTAAAGCGCGCCGGCATGGAATTAGAAGATTTAACCCTCATCGAAATGCATGAAGCTTTTGCGGCGCAAACCTTAGCCAATATGCAGATGTTTGCCTCAAAGAAATTTGCCGAAGAAAAATTAGGGCGTAATCGTGCCATTGGTGAAATCGATATGAACAAATTTAACGTGCTCGGTGGTTCTTTAGCTTACGGCCATCCATTTGCGGCCACAGGTACACGTTTAATCACTCAGGTTTGCCGTGAGCTTAAACGTCGTGGCGGCGGAACGGGTCTGGCAACGGCCTGTGCTGCGGGTGGTCTTGGTGCTGCAATGATTGTGGAAGTGGAGTAATGGCGATGGAAAAGACATTTTATTTAACCCGCCGTGAAGACGGTATCGCCATTCTAACGATGGACGTACCCGGCGAAACCATGAATACCCTCAAGGCAGAATTTGGCCCTGAGATCAGTGAGATCCTGTCTGAGATTAAACGCGATAGCAGTATCCGTGGCCTAGTGCTGATTTCGGGTAAAAAAGACTCCTTCGTAGCTGGTGCGGATATCTCTATGCTCGATGCTTGCCAAACGGCGGGCGATGCTAAGGCCCTATCCCAGCAAGGGCATGTGGTGTTTAACGAGTTAGAAGCCTTGAATATCCCTGTGGTTGCCGCGATACATGGCGCCTGTTTAGGGGGCGGTTTAGAGCTTGCGCTCGCCTGTCATCAACGTGTGTGTAGTGATGATGGCAAGACCATGCTGGGCGTCCCCGAAGTGCAACTCGGTTTATTACCCGGTGGCGGCGGTACTCAGCGTTTACCTCGTTTAGTGGGGATCACTACTGCACTGGATATGATGTTGACGGGTAAACAAATTCGTCCTAAACAAGCGTTAAAGATGGGCTTAGTCAACGACGTAGTACCACAGACGATTTTACTGCAAACCGCGGTGGAAATGGCGCTTGCGGGTAAGCGCACTGCGAAACCAGTTAAAAAATCGCTGGTCAATCAATTACTCGAAGGCACAGGATTCGGTCGTAACATTATTTTCGATCAAGCCGCCAAGCAAGTCGCTAAGAAAACCCAAGGTAACTATCCTGCGCCGGCAAAAATTATTGATTGCG encodes:
- a CDS encoding DUF58 domain-containing protein, encoding MNNSALNASLHGDGNPHGLPLFADGLHLTEKELLACQTIARAIPERHSRARANMAGHRSSLIKGRGMEFAEVRHYQQGDDVRTIDWRVTARTGQTHTKLFIEERERPILLLLDLSQSLYFGSSLLLQSVQAGHLATTLGWNAINHGDRLGALIACESEHLELKPRSRRQGILQLISGLRRVHEQQLNQLGSHPRDPDHILRACQRLQRIAKPGSLIWIITDGSHFTPQCIAPLTELKRHCDIGAYLVTDPLRQGNLNLPKQFSLPVREGDQDLVLTRDSYQAWLGQQQQQQNDFIAMMQKLKVRTQFIDAGLPLAQQLALLQ
- a CDS encoding MoxR family ATPase, which encodes MPLSRFHALRTYLNKVVLGQPVLTENLLIALIANGHLLVEGPPGLAKTRAVKALCDGVEGDFHRIQFTPDLLPADLTGTDIYRSQTGTFEFEAGPIFHNLILADEINRAPAKVQSALLEAMAEGQVTVGKNSYKLPPLFLVMATQNPLENEGTYPLPEAQLDRFLMHLNLDYPSGDTEIEILRQSRQEALTHELPTAEPIAQADIFAARDEAMEIYLAEPLEKYIVEIIMATRQPARYSDELAKWLEYGVSPRATISLERCARARAWLHERDFVSPEDIQAVAPNVLRHRLLLSYQAQAEGVSRDQVINHILTQVAVP
- the fadI gene encoding acetyl-CoA C-acyltransferase FadI: MSDRQQVTNAKGERIAIVAGLRTPFAKQATAFHGVSALDMGKMVVNELLARSELDPKLIEQLVYGQVVQMPAAPNIAREIVLGTGMDVSTDAYSVTRACATSFQSAVNVAESIMTGNIEIGIAGGADSSSVLPIGVSKKLAHALVDLNKARSFGQKLQIFRRLGIKDLLPVPPAVAEYSTGLSMGQTAEQMAKTYNISRADQDALAHRSHTLASETWASGHLRDEVMVAHVPPYKQFIERDNNIRENSDLSSYAKLRPAFDKKHGSVTAANSTPLTDGASAIILMSEGRAKALGYQPIGYIKSYAFTAIDVWQDMLMGPSYATPLALKRAGMELEDLTLIEMHEAFAAQTLANMQMFASKKFAEEKLGRNRAIGEIDMNKFNVLGGSLAYGHPFAATGTRLITQVCRELKRRGGGTGLATACAAGGLGAAMIVEVE